From Malaciobacter mytili LMG 24559:
TTCTTTACATTTTTGTTGTAAAGGTTGCCAAGGAGTTTATCATTTATTAAAAACAGATGGATTAGATTCATTTTATGATAAGCTTGGAAATAAAACAATAGCTCCACCTCTTGAAGTTGATAATGATGTGGAGAAATTTGATACACATAGTTTTGAAGAAAATTTTATTACTACAACAAATGAAGGCTTTAAAAAAATAGATTTAATTATTGAGGGAATTCATTGTGCTGCTTGTGTATGGTTAAATGAAAAAGTTCTTTTTGATACAGAAGGAATAATAGAAGCAAATATTAATTTTTCAACAAATAAAGCAAAAATTGTTTGGGATAATGAAAAAATCAAACTATCTCAAATTATACTAAAAATTCGAAGTATAGGTTATAATGCCTATGCATATGATGCAACTATTGCTGATGAAAAAGCAACAAAATCAAAAAGAGATTTTTTTATTAGAATGATGGTTGCTGTTTTTGCAACTATGAATATTATGATGCTTTCTGTTGCAAAATATACAGGTTTTTTTACAGGTATTGATGAACAAATAAAAAATTATATTCATTTTGGAGAGTTTATCTTATCTACGCCTGTTTTATTTTATAGTGGTTGGATTTTTTTTAAAGGGGCATATTATGGACTAAAAAATCGTATTTTAAATATGGATTTTTTGGTAAGTTCTGGGGCTACTTTTTCTTATATATACTCTTTATATATTCTTTTTGGTGGAAAAGGAGAGAGTTATTTTGATAGTGTAGCTATGATTATAACTTTTGTATTAGTTGGAAAATATTTAGAGGTTATTGGTAAAAAATCAGCAGTTGATACTTTAGATAAAATAAAAAGCTCAATACCACTAGAAGCTACTATTATTGAAAATTCAATAAAAAAAGTATTACCTATTAATAGTGTAAAAGTTGGGGATATTGTTGAATTGAAAGATGGTGAAAAAGCCTCTTTTGATGGGGAACTTTTAAGTGAAATTGCTTCTTTTGATGAATCAAGTATTAGTGGAGAAGCTTTACCTGTGGATAAACAAAAAGGCTCAATTATTTATAGTGGAACAATAAATTGTGAAAGTGTAATAAGATATAAAGTTACAAAATCTTATAAAGACTCAACTTTAAACTCTATAGTTACACTTTTAGAAGACTCTTTAAGTTCAAAACCAAAAATAGAGCATAAGGCAAATGAGGTTTCAAAAGGGTTTTCAGTAACAATTTTAGGTTTATCTTTACTAACTTTTATTGTTTGGTATTTTTTTGGTCTTGATTTAGGATTTGATTATAAAGGGACTGATCACTTTGAAAAGTCATTTATTGTTGCTATTTCTGTAATTGTAATTGCTTGTCCTTGTGCCCTTGCTTTAGCTACTCCAATTGCTAGTTTAATAGGTATTTCGGAACTTGCAAAAAAAGGTTTGCTTTTTAAAGAAGCAAAATTTATTGAAACTTTAGCAAATGCAAATACTTTGGTTTTAGATAAAACAGGCACAATAACAAAGGGAAAATTAAAAGTAGTAAAAGCTAAAATAAAAGATGATAATATTCATAAATTAAATCTTTTATATTCTCTTTTAGATAGCTCTTCTCACCCAATTAGTCAATCAGTTAAAAAATATCTAAATGAAAAATATACTTTAGTAAATAAAGAGTTATATGAGATAAAAACAATAAGTGCAAAAGGAGTAATTGCAAAATATAAAAATATAGATGGAAAAGTTTTTAATTTACTTGGTGGAAATATTAAACTTTTAAGAGATAATAAAATCAATTATAAATTTGAAAGTAAAAATTCTGTATATATTTTTGCAATTGATTCTAAAGTAATTGCAACTTTTGAGCTTGAAGATGAGATAAAAGAAGGTGCAAAAGAGTTTGTTTCAAATATGAAAAAGATGAATATAGATGTGATTATGCTAACAGGAGATAATGAACAAACTGCAAAAGAAGTAGCTTTAAAAGTTGGGATAAAAAACTATGTTTTTGGGGTAAATCCAATTGAAAAGGCACAATTTATTAAAGAATTAAAAAAAGAGAATAAATGTGTAGTTATGGCTGGCGATGGTGTAAATGATTCTGTTGCTTTAGCTTCAAGTGATGTGGCAGTTGCAATGGGTAATTCAGCTGATATTGCCCTTAGTGTTTCAGATATTGTTTTATTAAATAACTCCTTAAAGAGTTTAGAAGAGTCTTTTACAATTTCAAAAAGAACATATAAATTTATAAAACAGAATCTTTTTATATCTTTATTATATAATGCTATAACTATTCCTTTAGCAATGGCAGGATTTGTAATTCCTTTAGTTGCTGCACTTTCAATGAGTTTAAGTTCATTAATAGTTGTAGGAAATTCAATGAGAATAAAATTAAAAAGTTAGGAAAATTTTATGATTAATGATACTTTATTAATGATGTTAATAGTTGGGCTTGTTATCTCTTTTGCAATTTTAGCAGTATTTATTTGGGGTGCAAAAGGTGGACAATTTGATGATGGTGAAAAGATGATGGGTGGTTTACTTTTTGATTCTACTGATGATTTAAATGATGCTTATAAAAAAGAGCAAAAAGTAAAAGAGGCAAAAAAAGAACAAAAAAAAAGTAAATCACAAGAGTGATTTACTTTTCTTTTAATAATATTTAAATTATTTAAATGCAGCAATTTGTTTTGCTAAATCAGCAATATCAGCATCAGAAAGTCTTGCAACTTGACCTTTCATAACACCTTTCATAGCTCCACCATAAGATCCATCTTTATAACCTTTTAATGCAGCAATAGTTTTAGCTTCATCCCAACCAGCAATAATTTGTGATTTTCCTAAAGCAGCTTTTTCAGCTTTTGCTCCATGACAGCTAGCACATGGTGCAAAGTTTGCAGCCATTAAAGATGCAGCAGCAATAACTGTTCCTAAAACAATTTTTTTCATTAATCTCTCCTTATAAATGTAAAGTATGCATTTTATCTTTTTTTTTCTTGAATAAACTTTTAATATTAAAACTAATCTTAAGTATAAATAATTTTTATAATTATATTGTGATTCTAATTTATAATTATTATTATTTTCTTATTCTTTTTTTAAAGGCATATTATAATATTATAAATATTTAATATGTAAATCGACACTTTTATATAAGGTTTTAAATGCTTACTAATGACTTAGTTTTAAAAATTGAAAATTTAGATTTTGGTTATGATAAAAATGATTTAATATATAAAGATTTTAATTTAGAACTAAAAAAAGGCGAGTTAGTAGCTATTACTGGACAAAGTGGAAAAGGTAAAACAACTTTGTTTGAACTTATTTGTGAAAATTTAAAACCTTTAAAAGGGAAAATAGTTTCAAAAAAGGTAAGTTCTATTTATCAAGATCCTTATAGTTCTTTTCACCCTTCACATAAAGTTTTAAATCAAATTTTAGATGTGGTAGATAAAAATTATTTGGACAATAATCTTAATAGACTTTGTAATGAACTACAATTAAATAATGAATTATTAGAAAAAAAACCACATCAATTAAGTGGCGGGCAACTTCAAAGATGCTCAATATTAAGAAGTTTATTAATGCAACCAGAACTTTTATTGGTTGATGAGGCAACTTCAGCTTTAGATAATATTATTGCTTTAGAAGTAATGCAATTACTAATTAAAAATTTAGATAGATGTGGTATAGTTTTAATTACACATGATATCTCACTTGCAAATTGGAGTGCAGATAAAATAATAGATTTGGATAGGTTATATGAAAGAGTATAAAAAAGCATTAGTTTTATTAAATATGGGTGGTCCAAGGACTAAAAATGAGTTAAAAATGTTTTTAACAAATATGTTTAATGACAAAAATATTTTAACTGTAAAAAGTTCTTTATTAAGAAGAATGATTGCATTTTTTATTGTTAAATCACGATTGGATTCAGCTTGGCAAAATTATGAAGAAATAGGTGGTTTTTCTCCAATTAATAAAATAACTGAAAGTTTAGTTGAAAAATTAAATAATAAGTTTGAGGATATTTATGTAACACAAGCTATGAGATATACTCCTCCTTTTGCAACTACTTGTGTAGAAGAGTTAAAGCAAAAAGGAATTAAGGAGGTGATTTTACTGCCTTTATATCCACAATATTCCACAACTACAACAAAATCTTCTTTAGAGGATTTTATTGAAGCAAGTAAAGAGGAGTTTAAAATTGAAGTAATTGAGCCTTTTTATAAAAATGAAAAATTCAATGAAACAATTATAAAAGAGCTTATTTCAAATGTTCAGAATACAAATGAATATAATTTAATTTTTTCTGCTCATGGTTTACCTCAAAAAATAGTTGATAATGGTGATGTTTATGAGCAACATGTAAATGAGCATGTAAAAATTTTATCAAATATGTTAGAACAAAAAGGTTATAACTTTAAATCAATTAATCTTGCATATCAATCAAAAGTAGGACCATTAAAATGGTTAGAGCCTTCTTTAGAAACTATGTTAGAAAAATTTAAAAATCAAAAAGTTTTAATTTACCCAATTGCTTTTATTATAGATAATTCAGAAACAGACTTTGAATTAAGTATAGAGTATAAAGAAGTAGCTCATAAACTAAATATACAAGATTATAAAGTATGTAAATGTGTAAATGATAGTGATGAGTTTCAAGATACTATTAAACAGTTATTAGGACGATAATGGATTTAAAAATATTGCTTGATATTGCAAGAAAAAGTATCTATACTGTTTTTGATAAATCATTACAAATAAATAAAGATTATTATATTTCTTCTTTTAAAGAGTTAGAAGAACAAAGAGCAACTTTTATAACACTAACATTAAATGGCAATTTAAGAGGCTGTATAGGAAGTTTAGTTGCTCATAATAGTCTATATGATGATGTATTTATTAATGCACGAAAAGCAGCTTTTAATGACCCTCGATTTAACTCTTTAAGTTATGAAGAGTTTAATAAAATCAAAATTGAAGTGTCTATTTTAACTCCTGCAAAGTTATTAAATTATAGTGATATTGAAGATTTAAAACAAAAGATTATTCCTTATAAACATGGAGTGATTTTAAAATATAAAAATAATCAAGCAACTTTTTTACCACAAGTTTGGGAACAATTAAATACTTTTGAAGAGTTTATAAGTTCACTTTGTAAAAAAGCAAATTTAGATTTTTCTATTTTATATAAAAACCCAGAAATATATTTATATGAAGCAATAAAGGTTAAGGAATAAAATGAATAAAATTTCTAAAAAGAATCTAACAATTTTATATGTGGAAGATGAAGAAATTATTAGAAAAGAAATCTCTACTATTTTAGGTTTTATTGCTTCTGAGGTTATTGTAGCTAGTGATGGGGAAGAGGGATTAAATAAATTTCAAGAAAATAAGATAGATTTAATTATCACTGATGTAAATATGCCAAAATTAAATGGTTTTGATATGTTAAGGGCAATTAGAGAACAAAGTCAAGTTCCAGCAATAATTTTATCAGCATTTTCCC
This genomic window contains:
- a CDS encoding heavy metal translocating P-type ATPase; protein product: MSKIKCDHCHLEYEKEVMIKDYSLHFCCKGCQGVYHLLKTDGLDSFYDKLGNKTIAPPLEVDNDVEKFDTHSFEENFITTTNEGFKKIDLIIEGIHCAACVWLNEKVLFDTEGIIEANINFSTNKAKIVWDNEKIKLSQIILKIRSIGYNAYAYDATIADEKATKSKRDFFIRMMVAVFATMNIMMLSVAKYTGFFTGIDEQIKNYIHFGEFILSTPVLFYSGWIFFKGAYYGLKNRILNMDFLVSSGATFSYIYSLYILFGGKGESYFDSVAMIITFVLVGKYLEVIGKKSAVDTLDKIKSSIPLEATIIENSIKKVLPINSVKVGDIVELKDGEKASFDGELLSEIASFDESSISGEALPVDKQKGSIIYSGTINCESVIRYKVTKSYKDSTLNSIVTLLEDSLSSKPKIEHKANEVSKGFSVTILGLSLLTFIVWYFFGLDLGFDYKGTDHFEKSFIVAISVIVIACPCALALATPIASLIGISELAKKGLLFKEAKFIETLANANTLVLDKTGTITKGKLKVVKAKIKDDNIHKLNLLYSLLDSSSHPISQSVKKYLNEKYTLVNKELYEIKTISAKGVIAKYKNIDGKVFNLLGGNIKLLRDNKINYKFESKNSVYIFAIDSKVIATFELEDEIKEGAKEFVSNMKKMNIDVIMLTGDNEQTAKEVALKVGIKNYVFGVNPIEKAQFIKELKKENKCVVMAGDGVNDSVALASSDVAVAMGNSADIALSVSDIVLLNNSLKSLEESFTISKRTYKFIKQNLFISLLYNAITIPLAMAGFVIPLVAALSMSLSSLIVVGNSMRIKLKS
- the ccoS gene encoding cbb3-type cytochrome oxidase assembly protein CcoS, encoding MINDTLLMMLIVGLVISFAILAVFIWGAKGGQFDDGEKMMGGLLFDSTDDLNDAYKKEQKVKEAKKEQKKSKSQE
- a CDS encoding c-type cytochrome — protein: MKKIVLGTVIAAASLMAANFAPCASCHGAKAEKAALGKSQIIAGWDEAKTIAALKGYKDGSYGGAMKGVMKGQVARLSDADIADLAKQIAAFK
- a CDS encoding ATP-binding cassette domain-containing protein; translation: MLTNDLVLKIENLDFGYDKNDLIYKDFNLELKKGELVAITGQSGKGKTTLFELICENLKPLKGKIVSKKVSSIYQDPYSSFHPSHKVLNQILDVVDKNYLDNNLNRLCNELQLNNELLEKKPHQLSGGQLQRCSILRSLLMQPELLLVDEATSALDNIIALEVMQLLIKNLDRCGIVLITHDISLANWSADKIIDLDRLYERV
- the hemH gene encoding ferrochelatase, translated to MKEYKKALVLLNMGGPRTKNELKMFLTNMFNDKNILTVKSSLLRRMIAFFIVKSRLDSAWQNYEEIGGFSPINKITESLVEKLNNKFEDIYVTQAMRYTPPFATTCVEELKQKGIKEVILLPLYPQYSTTTTKSSLEDFIEASKEEFKIEVIEPFYKNEKFNETIIKELISNVQNTNEYNLIFSAHGLPQKIVDNGDVYEQHVNEHVKILSNMLEQKGYNFKSINLAYQSKVGPLKWLEPSLETMLEKFKNQKVLIYPIAFIIDNSETDFELSIEYKEVAHKLNIQDYKVCKCVNDSDEFQDTIKQLLGR
- the amrA gene encoding AmmeMemoRadiSam system protein A translates to MDLKILLDIARKSIYTVFDKSLQINKDYYISSFKELEEQRATFITLTLNGNLRGCIGSLVAHNSLYDDVFINARKAAFNDPRFNSLSYEEFNKIKIEVSILTPAKLLNYSDIEDLKQKIIPYKHGVILKYKNNQATFLPQVWEQLNTFEEFISSLCKKANLDFSILYKNPEIYLYEAIKVKE